The Tenebrio molitor chromosome 5, icTenMoli1.1, whole genome shotgun sequence genome has a segment encoding these proteins:
- the LOC138130931 gene encoding putative ankyrin repeat protein RF_0381: MYNKSRIFLEAGVKIDQVDNQGNTALHCAIYSQNLDLVPLLVQHGAAIDQKCLSLAVELNDTAIVKLLGKGKDNLDFSASSLINVVLNAEEKNVDLLDYLLKMGSNPNSLCENVTNLQKACIIDCLDYVHCLLQNEANVNGRGTNGTTSLMSTYSNTDLQIATLLVNSGANVNDKDDQGGTALFYASSNGNLNLVQFLHKNGADISIESNARSTALTVAHQHISVMTYLVDNGADVNHKSGDNCTALFNSCLYGNYDTALYLIEKGAEINTTTESKRLTPLHIAALMGDVEIVKMLLVFNADITVKNISGDTAIVSVVANNNLEMVNLFAEELTDNTTGNNNGITVENELDGEWQKAFFCAAQHGFLDILKFLHESNLAQINGKNSNKSSTALHYACYGGNYDVVHYLIEVGADVNAQTDNNSVPLYYASRCGHLDIVKFLVESKAKLDLANSHGTTGLYSAAASGFLEIVQVLYENGAKIHVVDRDGDTPLHDAASNGHILVVQYLVSKNADVNHKNKNGKTPIDLAVDQGHDDIAAFLRTKV; the protein is encoded by the exons ATGTACAATAAAAGCAGGATTTTTCTTGAAGCTGGAGTTAAAATCGATCAAGTGGATAATCAAG gtaATACTGCACTGCATTGTGCCATCTATTCACAAAACTTAGATTTAGTGCCACTGTTAGTCCAACATGGTGCCGCTATTGATCAGAAATGTCTTTCGCTAGCTGTAGAACTAAATGATACGGCAATAGTTAAGCTGTTGGGAAAAGGAAAAGATAATCTAGATTTTAGTGCGAGCAGTCTAATTAATGTTGTTCTAAATGCAGAAGAGAAAAATGTTGATTTGTTAGATTACCTTCTTAAAATGGGATCGAATCCTAACTCGTTGTGTGAAAATGTAACCAATCTGCAGAAAGCTTGCATAATAGATTGTCTTGATTATGTTCATTGTCTTTTGCAAAACGAAGCAAACGTGAATGGACGTGGAACAAATGGTACCACTTCTTTGATGTCCACTTATTCGAATACTGATCTACAAATTGCTACTTTATTGGTCAATTCTGGAGCCAACGTTAATGACAAAGATGATCAAGGAGGGACTGCTCTCTTCTATGCCAGCTCCAATGGTAATTTAAATCTGGTACAATTCTTACATAAAAATGGTGCCGACATTTCTATCGAGAGTAATGCAAGAAGTACTGCTTTAACAGTGGCACATCAGCACATCTCCGTCATGACATATTTGGTCGACAACGGTGCAGATGTCAACCACAAGAGTGGAGATAATTGTACTGCTCTTTTTAATAGTTGCCTTTACGGTAATTACGATACTGCCCTCTACCTTATCGAAAAGGGTGCCGAAATCAATACTACTACAGAATCTAAACGCTTAACACCGTTGCATATTGCTGCACTTATGGGTGATGTGGAAATTGTTAAAATGCTCTTAGTGTTTAATGCCGATATaactgtaaaaaatatttctggtGACACTGCAATAGTTAGTGTTGTGGCGAATAACAAtttagaaatggtcaatttgTTTGCTGAAGAATTGACCGACAATACGACAGGAAATAACAACGGAATCACTGTCGAAA ACGAACTGGACGGTGAATGGCAGAAAGCTTTCTTTTGTGCAGCTCAACACGGTTTCCTGgatatattaaaatttctgcacgaAAGCAATTTAGCCCAGATCAATGGTAAAAACTCAAACAAATCTTCTACCGCCTTACATTATGCTTGCTATGGCGGAAACTACGACGTCGTCCATTATTTGATAGAAGTTGGAGCCGATGTCAATGCACAAACAGATAACAATTCGGTACCTCTATATTATGCTTCACGCTGTGGTCATCTAgacattgtcaaatttttGGTCGAGTCTAAGGCCAAATTAGACCTTGCCAATTCTCATGGAACTACAGGATTGTACTCTGCTGCTGCGTCTGGATTTTTAGAAATTGTTCAAGTTCTGTACGAAAATGGTGCCAAAATTCACGTTGTTGATAGAGATGGTGATACTCCTTTGCACGATGCTGCTTCTAATGGGCATATTTTGGTTGTCCAGTATTTAGTTTCGAAAAACGCAGACGTAAATCACAAAAATAAGAATGGTAAAACTCCTATTGATTTGGCCGTAGATCAAGGACACGACGACATTGCAGCATTTTTAAGAACAAAAGTATAA
- the LOC138130929 gene encoding serine/threonine-protein phosphatase 6 regulatory ankyrin repeat subunit B-like → MEEIILMLDGNFVVGSDCKKNFPKYYTTRQIPKVLLSTKLFDEVDDLFVVSYSETTESVDTQFNINVIDVNKYLFLKQNENVSNYNPKQFKFSYLQKIQQNNQDINDKFLILARGGCTEEQFEKISSKNHLKNCHYVRFLDKEKVEWIESRGGVQKIQKYRLDSEEFKSDDFVKDVDVLTHFSNKINLICSEPGMGKSVMMQFLKMQYSSDFWILSINLGEHSKFFKQKHNVKDILDYFLKIEDANSFARKTAEIFFSKKQIIFLWDGFDEIPRVCADSVIDSVKNLASEGYLQWLSARSDLRESLESAFNTLSLTLTQFSQQDQCSYIVRHLDEKYDRVKLRQIATKICENISAYLNCGYFDYTGIPLLIHMFVEIYLRTPEDQINNVLIITLTDMYDEFIRTRFNILFERAEADPENYYMRQIQEQYLYSQLTLYEIAAVKASFEEELLQSLNLNCDELMNEVEEGEDSLGLIVGINDHGRPAFSHKTYEEFLTASWLSKNYKHHLNLLLVLFQENHRNIRFMFDMILAKDSPVHLAILYRNLETLKQHEDQIKNCRDNAGRSALHLACSWGSTYPPVSVIENNVQEVNKISEKVIVCIKSPITIYDQEKSCLQIINFLLDHNCEVMEQDLLLGWNAFHYADRALFVGAINLLLNKVLIDRELLLNYNHIPTLLHYATFSCYDKLFQLVDEMPYIEYEFECTKMNLLQVAARSNNLHAVCRILKCTLYKNALNTETEVASNTLNSAIYHGNKEIFCVLLENGAEVNGHEKPPLVKAVIEDQMECFTELFNAGANVDEFSDEGCSALFVSATRYNKKEFMKLLLEKGANINLTKMEFTVVGYAVKHCPEMIPFLLEHNPDLNLQSETLGYTSLHVASELGSPDIIKYLLEHGADATIKSKQLLTPLHVALENGKRENALVLIEADPSVVDECYELDQGNLSSPMSLAAYSNFPEIIQILCKLGADVNSAQYQSAPLHYASYHGFDACVLILIEAGASVNTPDADGKSPLHWSVKNPATLRLLLRNYADVNAKSKTGVTTLHIAANYGKIESVQELVKNGANLNAKDIENCAPLYYCIQNSHYEVAKFLLDNGSTIDDGAELLCRAAMSDFPDGISLLLERGVSVNAKNAEGKTSLHWASFEGSNKCVKVLLAAGADPNCTDNLKSSPLMCAIMRSNYKVAECLINAGSDVNLKCEGTTPLHLAVSHGDIFSTILLVRHGADVNATDGNGFTPLHFVSLSDETVMELQELFREYSEHHEKMYISYNGEDCAKELLQNVANVNQKDIKGCTPLHLACQKKLSNLIRIFLEYGADTNALNNIKQTPLHVCLAVGNIEDVELLLESGADLNITDEFGITPLKYAMYRIRAEGITNLALLEQLFKFGANLDFPDEKKSTLLHSRVILKW, encoded by the coding sequence ATGGAAGAAATTATTCTCATGTTGGATGGCAATTTTGTGGTGGGATCTGATTGTAAGAAGAATTTTCCCAAATACTACACTACCAGGCAAATACCGAAAGTTTTATTGAGCACCAAACTGTTTGACGAAGTTGATGATCTATTTGTAGTCAGTTATTCTGAAACTACCGAAAGTGTCGACACACAATTCAACATCAACGTTATTGACGTCAACAAATATCTTTTCTtgaaacaaaacgaaaatgtttccaactaTAACccgaaacaatttaaattttcttatttgcaaaaaattcaacagAACAATCAAGACATCAacgacaaatttttaattttggcgCGAGGTGGTTGCACTGAAGAACAGTTCGAGAAAATATCCTCCAAGAACCATTTGAAGAATTGTCACTACGTCCGCTTTCTAGACAAGGAGAAAGTTGAATGGATAGAAAGTAGAGGCGGTGTCCAGAAAATACAAAAGTATCGACTGGACAGTGAAGAATTCAAATCAGACGATTTTGTTAAAGATGTAGATGTGTTGACTCATTTCAGTAATAAAATCAATCTCATTTGTTCCGAACCAGGAATGGGCAAATCAGTCATGATGCAATTCTTGAAGATGCAATATTCTTCTGATTTTTGGATACTCAGTATCAATCTTGGAGAACACagtaaatttttcaaacagaaacacaacgtcaAAGACATTCTAGATTACTTTTTGAAAATCGAGGACGCAAATTCTTTCGCAAGAAAAACTGCAGAGATattcttttcaaaaaaacaaataatattctTGTGGGATGGTTTCGACGAAATACCCAGAGTTTGTGCCGATTCAGTCATAGATTCTGTTAAAAATTTAGCATCTGAAGGATATTTACAATGGTTATCAGCTAGATCTGATTTAAGGGAAAGTCTTGAATCTGCCTTCAACACATTGAGCTTAACTTTAACACAGTTCAGTCAGCAAGACCAGTGTTCCTATATCGTGAGACATCTAGACGAGAAATACGACCGCGTTAAATTGAGACAAATTGCTacaaaaatttgtgaaaatatttCTGCGTACTTAAATTGTGGATACTTCGACTACACTGGCATTCCCCTGCTGATACACATGTTTGTCGAAATTTATTTGCGCACACCTGAAgatcaaataaataatgtccTCATTATTACTTTAACAGACATGTACGACGAGTTTATTCGTACTAGATTTAACATCTTGTTCGAAAGAGCTGAAGCCGATCCAGAAAATTATTACATGCGACAAATCCAAGaacaatatttatattctcaGTTGACCTTGTACGAAATCGCCGCAGTGAAAGCATCCTTTGAGGAAGAACTGTTACAAAGTCTCAACCTGAACTGCGACGAACTAATGAACGAAGTGGAGGAAGGCGAGGACAGTTTAGGCTTAATCGTCGGGATCAACGATCACGGAAGACCAGCTTTTTCTCATAAAACTTATGAAGAATTTCTAACCGCGTCCTGGCTAtccaaaaattacaaacaccATCTGAACTTACTCCTTGTCTTGTTTCAAGAAAACCATCGCAACATTCGATTTATGTTTGACATGATCCTTGCAAAGGACAGTCCCGTTCATCTTGCAATTTTGTATAGAAACTTGGAAACATTGAAACAACATGAGGATCAGATTAAAAACTGTCGAGACAATGCAGGCCGCAGTGCTTTACATCTGGCTTGCAGCTGGGGGTCTACATATCCTCCAGTCAGTGTTATCGAAAATAATGTTCAAGAAGTCAACAAGATTTCGGAAAAGGTAATAGTGTGTATTAAGTCTCCTATTACAATTTACGACCAAGAAAAATCTTGTCTTcaaattatcaattttttattggatCATAACTGTGAAGTTATGGAACAGGATTTGTTATTAGGATGGAATGCTTTTCACTACGCTGATCGAGCCCTTTTTGTTGGTgcaatcaatttattattgaacAAAGTTCTAATCGATAGAGAGTTATTACTGAACTATAATCACATTCCCACACTGTTACACTATGCCACATTTTCTTGCTACGATAAACTATTTCAACTCGTAGACGAAATGCCTTACATCGAATACGAATTTGaatgtacaaaaatgaacTTGTTGCAAGTCGCTGCACGATCAAATAATTTACATGCTGTGTGCAGAATTCTTAAATGCACGCTTTACAAGAATGCACTCAACACAGAGACTGAAGTTGCCTCCAACACTCTCAATTCCGCTATTTATCACGgaaataaggaaattttttgcgTTCTGCTGGAAAATGGTGCTGAAGTCAATGGTCACGAGAAGCCGCCATTAGTGAAGGCTGTTATTGAAGACCAAATGGAGTGTTTTACAGAATTATTTAACGCAGGAGCAAACGTTGACGAATTTTCAGACGAAGGATGTTCAGCCCTGTTTGTCTCAGCAACaagatacaacaaaaaagaatttatGAAACTGTTGCTTGAAAAGGGCGCCAATATTAATCTTACAAAGATGGAATTTACAGTTGTAGGTTATGCTGTTAAGCACTGTCCAGAAATGATTCCGTTTCTTTTGGAGCACAATCCTGATCTAAACCTCCAAAGTGAAACTCTCGGATATACATCCTTACATGTGGCAAGCGAACTAGGCAGTCCTGATATAATAAAGTATTTGCTGGAGCATGGTGCTGACGCAACAATCAAATCAAAGCAATTATTGACACCTCTCCATGTAGCTTTAGAAAACGGTAAAAGAGAAAATGCTCTGGTACTGATCGAAGCAGATCCAAGTGTTGTTGATGAGTGTTATGAACTCGACCAAGGCAATCTATCGAGTCCAATGTCATTAGCAGCGTATTCAAATTTTCCCGAGATTATTCAGATTTTATGCAAACTTGGTGCCGATGTGAACAGCGCTCAATACCAGTCAGCTCCTTTACATTATGCTTCTTATCACGGTTTTGATGCTTGTGTACTTATACTGATTGAAGCCGGAGCTTCAGTTAATACACCTGACGCTGATGGAAAGTCACCACTACATTGGTCCGTGAAGAATCCAGCAACGCTCAGACTTCTTCTCCGTAACTATGCCGATGTTAATGCTAAAAGCAAAACTGGCGTAACAACTCTACACATAGCGGCGAATTATGGAAAAATCGAATCTGTCCAAGAACTAGTCAAAAACGGTGCGAACCTCAATGCAAAAGATATTGAAAATTGTGCACCTttatattattgtattcaaaaCAGTCATTACGAGGTAGCAAAGTTTTTGTTGGACAATGGTTCTACTATCGATGATGGTGCAGAATTGTTGTGTCGGGCagcaatgtcagattttccaGATGGTATATCTCTTCTTCTTGAAAGAGGTGTAAGCGTTAACGCTAAAAACGCAGAAGGAAAAACATCTTTGCATTGGGCTTCATTTGAAGGAAGCAATAAATGTGTAAAAGTTTTGTTGGCTGCAGGAGCTGATCCCAACTGTACCGACAACCTTAAATCATCTCCTCTGATGTGCGCAATAATGAGAAGCAATTATAAAGTTGCAGAATGCCTCATTAACGCCGGATCTGACGTGAACCTTAAATGTGAAGGCACAACTCCACTACACTTGGCTGTGTCTCATGGTGACATATTTAGTACGATTCTTTTAGTTAGGCATGGAGCTGATGTTAATGCAACAGATGGAAATGGATTCACACCTCTTCATTTTGTCTCTTTAAGTGATGAAACCGTTATGGAATTGCAAGAACTTTTCAGAGAATATTCAGAACATCatgaaaaaatgtacattagCTATAATGGCGAGGACTGTGCTAAGGAATTACTTCAAAATGTTGCTAACGTGAATCAGAAAGATATAAAGGGTTGTACACCATTACATCTGGCTTGTCAGAAGAAACTCAGTAATCTGATAAGAATATTTTTGGAGTATGGAGCTGACACCAATGCTTTGAACAATATAAAGCAGACACCTTTGCATGTTTGTCTTGCAGTTGGCAACATTGAAGATGTAGAACTTCTTTTAGAGAGTGGTGCTGATTTGAACATTACCGATGAATTCGGAATAACTCCATTGAAGTATGCTATGTACAGGATACGTGCCGAAGGAATTACAAACTTGGCTCTCTTGGAGCAACTGTTTAAATTCGGAGCGAATCTTGATTTCCCAGACGAAAAAAAATCGACGCTATTGCATTCGAGGGTAATACTGAAGTGGTGA
- the LOC138130395 gene encoding ankyrin-1-like produces the protein MFLTLSISLNLDEVVCFKLLSKAIIYLTLDKINLLLEKGARPNSHKTSPLVVASYNGNKIYCEKLIEVGSNVNEMTIERLRPLVATILTNQLDIALLRLQSGADVNCSYKNLTALHHAVGENQLNLVQLILRYKPDINHRCKDLGYTALHYACEVDDVDIISMEDFPEVIKLLAKCGADVCTSTNGFPPVHFSGSQGLDSCLLALVNAGAAIDQIVELKSTLLTVGRKLPCTMLPQNRKKVSVKVLLEKGGDPNSPGKFGRVSSVTRLMSSLLFGRTDILKILLDSGANPEHIFGSLSALHVSTVFEDIFSTILVADSGTDVNILAENGRAPVHYAVENDITLLYLLHECSTDPFFLEYFFSMHKSKSSKFQINYNNLDCVKELILRGADTNQNNNSVTPFHLASSHKFSELIKLLVNHDINALNGNNQTPLHLSCEVRAMDDAEFLIKSGARLNLVDEFGKTPMEYALGKVHKGGFENGGVFKKLQKLGADLDLPDDGGFRLLHKAAKAGDSDVEFTPRCEATDFGKDYEYLIPAYYALVFSLNDEIVDFKMSTNRKDMGDFDDLVMELVLKNGEEHLFALQLKHVARPVAQVTLITNNKKFGLKKYNKGFEEIKRNYEKSRPYSAPLKNCHFILFTTADLEKCENVDQNWKKLEPTADGKTIKSDFLIKMCTNSFEGKLLNLGGTANNFNYKFKTDKKDSLDEDFFKQFSFFPIQV, from the exons ATGTTCCTTACGTTGAGTATCAGTTTAAATCTGGACGAAGTAGTTTGCTTCAAGTTGCTGTCGAAGGCGATAATCTACCTTACTTTGGACAAGATAAATCTTCTCCTGGAGAAAGGAGCTAGACCAAATAGTCACAAGACATCACCCCTTGTAGTAGCTTCTTACAACGGCAATAAAATCTACTGCGAAAAACTGATAGAAGTAGGATCGAACGTTAACGAAATGACGATTGAAAGACTGAGACCTCTTGTAGCAACAATCTTGACGAATCAGCTAGATATAGCTTTGTTGCGTCTTCAAAGTGGAGCTGACGTCAATTGTTCGTACAAAAACTTGACAGCGCTACATCATGCAGTGGGAGAAAACCAACTCAACTTGGTCCAACTTATCTTACGTTACAAACCTGACATCAACCATCGCTGCAAAGATTTGGGCTACACGGCTTTACACTATGCTTGCGAAGTTGACGATGTAGACATAATAT CAATGGAAGATTTCCCTGAAGTCATTAAACTTCTAGCAAAATGTGGCGCCGATGTTTGCACCTCTACTAATGGCTTCCCGCCAGTCCACTTCTCCGGGAGTCAAGGTCTCGACTCTTGCCTCCTCGCTTTGGTCAACGCTGGGGCTGCAATAGATCAG ATTGTGGAGTTGAAGTCAACTCTCTTGACAGTCGGAAGAAAACTGCCTTGCACTATGCTTCCACAAAATCGGAAAAAGGTGTCAGTCAAGGTTTTGCTCGAAAAAGGAGGAGACCCCAACTCTCCGGGAAAATTTGGTCGAGTGTCAAGTGTTACGCGACTGATGTCTTCACTTTTATTCGGTAGAACTGACATTTTGAAGATTCTTCTTGACAGTGGCGCCAACCCCGAGCATATATTTGGATCACTAAGCGCTCTTCATGTATCTACAGTTTTCGAAGACATATTTAGCACAATTCTTGTGGCTGACAGCGGAACTGATGTCAACATCCTTGCAGAAAATGGACGCGCACCTGTTCACTACGCAGTCGAAAACGACATTACCCTGCTGTATCTTCTTCATGAATGCAGCACAGACCCTTTCTTTTTGGAATATTTCTTCAGTATGCACAAGTCGAAATCTTCAAAATTCCAAATCAACTACAACAATTTGGACTGTGTCAAAGAACTAATCTTGAGAGGAGCAGACAccaatcaaaataataattccgTGACGCCGTTTCACCTCGCTTCATCTCACAAATTTTCAGAACTGATTAAATTGCTCGTCAATCACGATATTAACGCTTTGAACGGCAACAACCAAACCCCTCTTCACTTATCTTGTGAAGTTCGAGCAATGGACGATGCCGAGTTTCTTATTAAAAGTGGTGCTCGACTGAACCTTGTCGACGAATTTGGAAAAACCCCAATGGAATATGCTTTGGGAAAGGTGCACAAAGGTGGTTTTGAAAACGGAGGAGTGttcaaaaaattacagaaaCTGGGAGCTGATCTTGATTTACCAGACGACGGTGGATTCAGACTTTTACACAAAGCTGCGAAAGCTGGTGACAGTGATGTT gAATTTACGCCTCGCTGTGAAGCTACCGATTTCGGAAAAGACTACGAATACCTGATTCCAGCCTATTACGCCCTCGTTTTCAGCCTAAATGACGAGATAGTGGACTTTAAAATGTCCACCAACAGAAAAGACATGGGTGACTTCGACGACCTGGTCATGGAACTGGTCCTGAAAAATGGTGAGGAACACCTTTTTGCTTTACAACTGAAACATGTAGCTCGACCTGTGGCACAGGTCACTCTGATAACAAACAACAAGAAATTTGGTTTGAAGAAATATAACAAAGGATTCGAAGAAATCAAAAGAAATTATGAGAAATCTCGTCCTTACAGCGCTCCTCTCAAAAATTGCCATTTCATTCTTTTCACTACCGCTGACTtggaaaaatgtgaaaatgttgatcaaaattggaaaaaactGGAACCGACTGCTGACGGTAAAACGATTAAATccgattttttgataaaaatgtgTACGAATTCGTTCGAGGGGAAGCTGTTAAATTTGGGTGGGACGgccaacaattttaattacaaattcaaaacCGACAAGAAAGATTCACTGGATGAAGATTTTTTCAAGCAATTCTCGTTTTTCCCTA TACAAGTGTAG
- the LOC138130396 gene encoding ankyrin repeat domain-containing protein 1-like — MESLTKWHKVFLRAAGLGYLDIVKYLHDNNLAPVNAKDQHNLFTALHYACYRGKCDVVHYLLENGADVNAQSCEKGVPLLYASRKGYLEIVKLLVKGGAKLDIPNSHGNTGLYCAAASGFLEIVEFLYESGAKIHVVDADGDTPLHDAAFKGHLSTVKYLISKNAHVNHKDRNGKTALDLAVAQRNEEIATLLKAKT; from the exons ATGGAATCCTTGACAAAA TGGCACAAAGTTTTTCTTCGTGCCGCCGGATTGGGTTATCTTGATATCGTAAAATATCTGCACGACAACAATTTAGCTCCGGTCAATGCTAAAGATCAACACAACCTTTTTACTGCCCTGCATTACGCTTGCTACCgtggaaaatgcgacgttgtgCACTACTTGTTAGAAAACGGGGCTGACGTCAACGCACAATCATGTGAAAAAGGTGTGCCTTTGTTGTATGCTTCACGCAAGGGCTATCTTGAAATTGTAAAGTTATTGGTTAAGGGTGGGGCTAAACTGGACATTCCCAACTCTCATGGAAATACAGGATTGTACTGTGCTGCTGCGTCTggatttttggaaattgttgaatttttgtaCGAAAGTGGAGCCAAAATTCACGTTGTTGACGCAGATGGAGACACTCCTTTGCACGATGCCGCTTTCAAGGGACATCTTTCCACCGTCAAGTATTTAATCTCGAAAAACGCCCACGTGAACCACAAAGATAGGAATGGCAAAACTGCTTTAGATTTGGCCGTTGCGCAAAGAAACGAAGAAATTGCAACATTGTTAAAAGCCAAAACATAA
- the LOC138130930 gene encoding ankyrin-3-like has translation MLSVLLENGAKVNGHKKPPLIVAVVENSLQCFEKLLRAGANVDELSDEGHSALVASARFNRQEFAKLLLENGADINHTSTDLTALDCAIQHNPQLVPFLVQYKPDLNRQSKKLGLTSLHVASEVGNPDIIKYLLEHGADAKIKSKQLLTPLHVALANGKRENALVLIEADLSVIDEPCQNDEGYLVTPVLLAANKNFPDIVGILCEYGVDVDSTQCTTSPLHTASYHGFDSCIVKLIEAGASVNRLDTQGESPLFCSVNHLTTLQVVLQNSADVNIKNQWGVTALHEAANVGKIESAEELIKAGANVNAKDNANRTSLFYSIEKKHYEMAKLLLDSGSTVDDGGELLCRAARSDFPDGISLLLERGVNVDAKDSRGKSALHDASLGGNSCVEALLKAGANPNLLDHSNLTPLMCSIISSKNDAIERLIKSGAALNPRRDCRTPLHLACCFGDIFSTILLIKYGADVSASDEYGLTPLHHVSGNNQTAMLLQELLKEKSQDDEKIYISYNGEDCAKELLENGANVNQKNSMGYVPLHVACTDKISNLVKLFIEYGADVNALNSMNQSPLHICFSLGNVEDADILLENGADLDIVDLFGKTPLEYVMDRMHLEGKTNLTVLEKLVKLRANIVLPDDTESMKLHKACFEGNTEMVRSLLDNGADPEGNSLRVLLVPLQ, from the coding sequence ATGCTTAGTGTTCTTTTAGAAAATGGGGCCAAAGTCAATGGCCACAAGAAGCCACCATTAATAGTGGCTGTTGTTGAAAACAGTTTACAGTGTTTCGAAAAATTGCTAAGAGCAGGTGCAAACGTTGACGAACTTTCAGACGAAGGACATTCTGCTCTTGTAGCTTCAGCAAGATTCAACAGACAAGAGTTTGCGAAATTGTTGCTTGAGAACGGTGCCGATATAAATCATACAAGCACCGACCTCACAGCTTTGGACTGTGCCATCCAACACAACCCACAACTGGTTCCGTTTCTTGTCCAGTACAAACCTGATTTAAACCGACAAAGTAAAAAGCTAGGACTCACGTCTTTACACGTGGCGAGCGAAGTGGGCAATCctgatataataaaatatttgctgGAGCACGGTGCtgatgcaaaaattaaatcaaagcAGTTGCTAACACCTCTCCATGTAGCTTTAGCAAACGGTAAAAGAGAAAATGCTCTGGTACTGATCGAAGCGGATCTAAGTGTTATTGACGAACCTTGCCAAAACGACGAAGGATATTTAGTGACTCCTGTGTTGCTCGCagcgaataaaaattttcctgATATAGTTGGAATTTTGTGCGAGTACGGTGTAGACGTAGATAGTACTCAGTGCACGACGAGTCCCTTGCATACTGCTTCGTATCACGGTTTTGACTCTTGCATAGTAAAATTGATTGAAGCTGGAGCTTCAGTTAATAGACTAGACACGCAGGGTGAGTCACCACTCTTTTGCTCTGTAAACCACTTAACAACCCTTCAAGTTGTTCTCCAAAATTCCGCTGACGTTAATATCAAGAATCAGTGGGGCGTAACGGCTCTACACGAAGCGGCGAATGTTGGAAAAATTGAATCTGCTGAAGAACTGATCAAGGCAGGTGCAAACGTAAATGCTAAAGACAACGCAAACCGGACATCTCTATTTTATTCTATTGAAAAGAAGCATTACGAAATGGCAAAGCTTCTATTGGACAGTGGTTCAACTGTCGACGATGGTGGGGAATTGTTGTGTCGAGCAGCAAGATCAGATTTTCCAGATGGAATATCTCTTCTTCTTGAAAGAGGTGTTAACGTCGATGCCAAAGACAGTAGAGGGAAATCAGCTCTGCACGATGCTTCGCTTGGAGGCAACAGTTGCGTAGAAGCTTTGTTGAAGGCCGGAGCTAACCCCAACCTCCTCGACCATTCCAATTTGACTCCATTGATGTGTTCAATAATTAGTAGCAAAAACGATGCGATAGAACGTTTGATTAAATCCGGAGCCGCCTTGAACCCCAGAAGAGATTGTCGCACTCCACTTCACTTGGCTTGTTGTTTTGGTGACATATTCAGCACAATTCTTTTAATCAAATATGGAGCCGATGTTAGTGCGTCTGATGAATATGGATTAACACCTCTCCATCATGTCTCCGGAAACAATCAAACGGCAATGCTTTTGCAAGAACTACTCAAAGAAAAATCACAGGACGATGAAAAAATCTACATTAGCTACAATGGCGAGGACTGTGCGAAAGAATTGCTTGAAAACGGTGCAAATGTCAATCAGAAAAATAGTATGGGCTACGTACCGCTACACGTGGCTTGCACAGATAAAATAAGTAATTTGGTTAAACTCTTTATCGAGTATGGCGCCGACGTGAACGCTTTGAACAGTATGAACCAGTCGCCTCTGCATATTTGTTTTTCACTTGGCAACGTGGAAGATGCAGATATCCTTTTAGAAAATGGTGCAGATTTGGACATCGTCGATTTATTCGGCAAAACTCCATTGGAGTACGTTATGGATAGGATGCACTTAGAAGGAAAAACAAACTTAACCGTACTGGAGAAACTGGTTAAACTCAGAGCAAATATTGTTTTACCAGATGACACTGAATCAATGAAGCTGCATAAAGCTTGCTTTGAAGGTAACACAGAAATGGTCAGGTCCTTGTTGGACAATGGAGCTGACCCAGAAGGAAACAGTTTAAGAGTTCTGTTGGTACCACTCCAATAG